The Vitis vinifera cultivar Pinot Noir 40024 chromosome 1, ASM3070453v1 DNA segment CTGCCTGGAAAACTTTGAATTTGGTCTTACGAACTTTTCTAATTGAACTGTGAGCCACCAACTTAACTGATGGGAAATATTGTGAATTAATGGCCAAAGAACCGAGTTTTGATTAAAAGGGGATTGACCTGTTAAAAGAGTTCCCATTTCTAAAATTGACCCTTTCTCTAGGAAAAACTGGAGAATGTTTGTGGATAATATGATGAGTTCTAATATTAATATGAGCACACAAACAGGgctcataaataaatattcacaCATGCATGATTgcttccaaataaaaaataaaaaaatggagttgGAGCAAGGGAAAAGAGACAGAATCATCCACTTAGACCCAATCTCCATTAGGAAGCATTGCAAAATGGGCAAATAAAAAAACCGTAGTTTTCTGTGTTCTTTTTGGAAACAGTTTAGCTGAAGATTCTACAAAGTTCTATTGCACCTGgaataagtaaaagaaaatataaaagtaattaCTCTTAACTATTATTCCTCAAACTGTTGTCATGCCACATCCTCGTTGAGAAGAATTCTTCCTTGATGGGCCCAATAGTGAGCACCGTTCTCTCTTGGAGAGAGATTGGAGGGTGGTGGTTTGAATAGATTTACTAGCCACAAACcccacaattcaaaatatagATACAGCAGAATTAAAAGGCCCATTTGACACAACAATAACTTCTAGCAAAGTTGTAGAATCTGCGAAGCTTTTTAACCATTGGAAAATGCAAATTGACGGTTAAAAACTACAGTATATGGGCCTTGAACATTTCATAATTCTTAGTTATGGAAGTTGCAAATTCAGCCTGAATGTAAGTTGTTCACTTGGCTTTTCAAATTCCTAGTGTAAGTGTTGCTTTTGATTATAAAGTTGTGGCAAACTCCAGGATCCAACTGTGGGGCCTTGTCTAATGGACGGATCACTCACCCATTATAATTGGTCTGTAGAATGCAATCCCCAGTCTTGATAGATGAGATAGCTAATCTATTATTGTTGTTGGGATCTTAAGTTTATCAGCAACCACTGTCAGGACTGATTTCATGCATCTCACAGGTCATTAGAGGCTGGGACCAGGGGATTCTAGGAGGTGATGGGGTTCCCCCCATGCTTGCTGGTATGGAAAAACCCGTGAGCATTCTATTCTCTCTTCATGACATTGATTACTATAAACAGTGAATTTATGATTTTGTCTTTCTCCATCATTTTTAGGTGGAAAACGCACATTAAAGCTCCCCCCAGAGCTCGGATATGGCACGAGAGGTGCTGGCTGTAGAGGAGGTAAGTACCTAAATCTTCATGTTAGTAGGTTTTTTCAATTGAGGACTCCATAAGTCTACTTTTTTTCATGTTGCAGGTTCATGTATCATACCTCCAGATTCGGTTCTCCTGTTTGATGTAGAGTTCATCGGCAAGGCTTGAGAAGTAGGCGTCATAAATTCCAGGCTGAAGACGTCCTAACATGTAGGAAGGAGCTTCTCCCTCCTCCATTCAAGACCTTCCTTTAAGAATACAAAGCAGGGGAAGACAACTATCAGAACCAACTGTATTGATTCATATGCATTTACATGTTCTTTTGTTCCTATACTCCATAATGTATTGGTGTGATTTTTAGATGATGTCCTTTGTCAATACAATGTGTTTACAATTCACTGATGCTATAGacataatagtttttttttaattatgctATAGACACGATTCACTATGTTTACAATGTGTGTTAAAAAATagtggtttttgaaaataatttttaaaaaatagtaatttttgaaaataatttttaagaacagtttttaattattctcatatatacaaaataattttttttttataattattcttcatgaaggtaaaagttaaaaaaatattatttattttttcaatattattcattatttcAAATTGTTGTTAATAACACTcttaaataaagttttaaaacaccttaattgtttttaaataattacatatttacaaaataaattcttaataaattgttttctatCCAAAATTTGTCCAAGGCACTTTTTGTTCCAAAGAACAAAAACTATAATTTCAAGCACCTTTTTAGTGCATTTTTTGTTCTaaacatcaaaatcaatttcaaatgcttccttaatttttcattattaaacataaaaattgatgaataaagAATCATTCGATCTCTCTCGTTTCCATCTAGTGCTATTTACCTCTATGGCTCCATCAACTtcttttttattggttttgtttatcatttatttgtatttaagtatagtaaaaaaaaacatttttttattaaaaaaattaaatagttgtGGCTTTCTTATAATCTTAAcatatttgactcatttttaatggattttgatttatcattgatttatttatgtttaatgtaaataattttttttattaaaagataaaagaaagatTAATTTTTGATCATTTTGACCTGTGACTTCAAAATAGATGTTTCgcctaaaaaaaagaaaagccaaAAGGTAAGAAAGAGAATgtagaaatataaaaaacaactaaatatatgagaataaataattaaaaaatatcaaaatatttaaataatttttggtaaattttatatatatattttttaattttatagtaaagtaaataagaaataatttaagaatctttttatttctttataattactttttattatcAATCCGATCAATTTTGTGAATTTAGGTTGGTTGAGGGTTTCTCATCGTAGATTGGGTTGTCCAAGTCAAGGAAACCCTAAACCATGAGCAGAGACAAGACATATCCGAGCAGCCAAACATCCACTTCGAGGTTCTTAGGGTTTTAAATATCAATTCAATCGAGAGCGAAAAACTAGGGTTTTGAGAGTTAgctagggttttagggtttgatacaaagaagaagaagaagaagaagcaaaagaagaggaagaagaatggCGAAGTCCATGAGatcaaagagagagaagaggctGAGGGCGATTAGGAGAGAACTGGTTGAACCCTTGTACGATGCCAAAGACGCTGCTAAGCTCGCTGCCCAAGAAGCCGCCCTCGCCGCCCCCAAGCTTCCCGTCCGCCCCACtccctccacctccacctccataGCCGCGGATGCCACCACCGCCATCACCTCTGCTATGGACCTAACGGCCACTTCCATGggtatctttcttttcttccttcgTGATCTTTGCTTTGAAttcatttttagggttttttgcTTTCAGTTTTCTTCATCGCCTTTTACATCTGCATTCGAATCCTTATACAAGCCTGGTGGTTtctaaaccctaaaaagtgtTCTGCGCTGAATTCATTCCAAGGATGATTGAAATTGATTGTGTAGTATACATATACACCAATACGACCTGAGAAATGAccagaaaaaggggaaaagatcCAACCCCGTGAAAGCATGTGTAGAACATCGAGGCAAGATAGGAGTTTAACACATTTCCCGGTGATGCATCGTCGTCCAAAATTTGCAGTTCCCTCAATTTAGATAGCAGGATCACTAGATCCGCTTCATGGTTATGAAATGTCCTCAATTTGGATCATCACCAAATTGGGTGTGATCATAGTGGTGGTAATGCActggatcccatcagaactttGTAATTAAGCATGCATGGGCGACATAGTACTAGACATCAAATTGAAAAATTCAACGCTGATGAATCAGACCTTTTTGACATGATATTATGTCTTCCAATTTGGACATTGGTCCCTCTACATGCTTCAACAAAGTCAAGGAGCATTTCCTTTATGTTAGAGAATCTATTacagtatttatttatttattatttttttacaatatttttctatattgtTCTTCAACATATACACAAACTCTTAACACATTTTTGTCCAATGTAGTAGATCCATTACCATACATATTTGTCTATGTTGGTTAGATTTTGTTAATAACCTTGTGTTTATGTCATAGATTATAGTCCAATGCAATTAAGGGCACTTCTTTTTACATAATATGTTCCTACATGGTGCTAAGCATTTCGAGCCCATTCATAAGCACTGTCAAAGCATCAGTCTATATGTCTCAATATAAGCTAAAGGAAGATCCCATTTTTAAACTTCTATGATTCTACAAAGATGCACGAAAGTAAACTTAAGGGCTTCTTCTATCCATTTTGTTAGTTGGAGGTTTTTGAGTTGTACATGCAGAAAAACAATGTTCCAGAACtgaatttttgaatattttactTCAATTGCCTTTGATGTTCCACTGTCTCAAGGTATGATGATATGTATATTGGCATCGCCTTCCGGAATTCTACATTCTTACACCAGTTGTAGGTTTTTAAAATACacatgggattttttttagaaaaggttCTCAATAAAAGAGGTGGGTGCCTTACATCAATTTTAGTTCTTGGCCCATTTTCTTTTCTGGTCCTGCCATGAGAATTGGCATTAATATCTGTTCACACAATTGGACATCAGTTCCTTGCTTGACCTGATACCCAGTTAACCATTGCTTGGAAAATTCCATGTTCTCATGCATAGAAATGTCAAGGAGCTTTTGGAAAATCGCATTAAAATGGAATAGTTTCATTTTGCCTCACAGTAtactttaaattattacttTGTTTGGTTCTATGTTTGGTGTTTTAAGAAATGATCTCATTACTGTTGTTGTAGCTTGTATCTTTACGGTGACCATTTCATTTTAGATGACAAAACACTGTTTTTGACGTGACAAAACCAGTGCACCCAGATGATGTAATGAATTAAAAGGAAATCATCTCATTTCCAAGGCAGAGTTGCATCCCTGTCCATCAGCATTTCCTGCTATGTTAATATCATTGATATGGATATGAATTCTGAACTTGAGCTTTTACAGATGTGGAGATGGACGATGGCAATCAAAGCAGGGCGGCCCTGAAGCCTGTTGGTGGAATAGGAAAGAAGgcacaaaaaaaattcaagatggCTAAAGCTAAGCGTCGAGGCAAGGGCAAAGGCAATATCAGAAGAAAGCATGTTTAATTGCATATGTGACTGATAACGGTGatgatatttctttttcatgtaTCAATATTCTATTGTTTGCTTAGATGGACAATGTGACTAACTTGATACtcgagttttttttatttatttatttttgtttcttttataattCTGTATTCTGATATTACAGTCTTGTCTTAGGGAGTTAACACTATTTTAAGAATATCATATTCAGTATTTCTGAAGTGGAGGAGTGTGGGAACTAATTTTTGAGTGATACTAAATGATAAAGTTAGTAGATTTTTATGATTGAACTTGTTGAGAAAATGTTTAGTCTTTGCTTCTTTGACTAATTGTTTGGTAATGCtgttagaaaatacttttagcATAAAGAGTACTTTTGGgcatttggtaaaatttagaaaatatttttgaagagtTAAAAAATGACTTTCAATGTTTATTGGATAAGTATTTGATAGGTGATTGTCTTAAAAacgattttaagaaaaattactGTAGCTAAAAGCTCTTCAAATAGAAATGCTCCGCGACACTGGAAGATATGTTCAAGATGGCATTGATTGAGGTTTGGTTACTTTTTTAATTGTAGAAATCGGTAGAAATCGATTAGTTATTAAATTTAATCGTAGAAATCGATTGGTTCTATTGAAAATTATTGCTTAAATTCATCAAATGGAATTTCAAACTcttaacaaatattttctaCATAAGTGTTTTCTTATAagcaaatagaaaatatattaaatgacaTGTTCTATGCACACACAAGTGATATGTGTTCTATGTACACACAAGTGATATATGTTTTATGTACACAAGTAATATTCGAAAGATGctcagaaaagaaagaagacaaAATACTTTTAGACAAGACAACCACCATAAAGACAATTTTCGCTAGTAAagactataaattttttttagcattttgttATTCTTCATTGCCAATAAAGCCTAAGATCACTTCAAAGAGATTTAATGAAGATCTTCAATCTGTGATTTGAAAGTTCTCTGgcattgaaattt contains these protein-coding regions:
- the LOC100242357 gene encoding uncharacterized protein LOC100242357; this translates as MAKSMRSKREKRLRAIRRELVEPLYDAKDAAKLAAQEAALAAPKLPVRPTPSTSTSIAADATTAITSAMDLTATSMDVEMDDGNQSRAALKPVGGIGKKAQKKFKMAKAKRRGKGKGNIRRKHV